A portion of the Hoylesella buccalis ATCC 35310 genome contains these proteins:
- a CDS encoding IMPACT family protein produces the protein MILDEYKTISQKVGEGFYSEKRSKFLAFAHHVTSEDEIKSILQAYKKKYYDARHCCYAYMLGAERVNFRANDDGEPSSTAGKPILGQINSFELTDILIVVIRYFGGTKLGTSGLIVAYRSAASAAIEASQIEVKLVEETITCTFAYPMMNQVMRIVKDMQPRIVSQTFDNTCSITLAIRQSEAERLKNALHKLSFE, from the coding sequence ATGATATTAGACGAATACAAGACAATATCACAAAAAGTAGGCGAGGGATTTTACTCTGAGAAGAGGAGTAAATTCCTCGCCTTTGCGCATCATGTAACGTCTGAAGACGAAATAAAATCAATCTTGCAGGCGTACAAGAAAAAATATTATGACGCCCGACACTGTTGCTACGCGTATATGCTGGGGGCTGAACGTGTTAACTTCAGGGCGAATGATGACGGAGAGCCGTCGAGTACCGCAGGAAAACCGATACTGGGACAAATCAATTCCTTCGAGTTAACCGACATCTTAATAGTTGTAATCCGCTATTTTGGTGGTACCAAGTTGGGTACCAGTGGACTTATTGTCGCCTACCGCTCAGCTGCTTCGGCAGCCATTGAGGCATCACAGATAGAGGTAAAACTGGTAGAAGAAACCATCACCTGCACATTTGCCTATCCCATGATGAACCAGGTGATGAGAATTGTGAAAGATATGCAGCCTCGAATCGTTTCACAAACTTTTGACAACACCTGTAGTATCACGCTGGCCATTCGTCAATCAGAGGCCGAACGTTTGAAAAACGCACTTCACAAGTTGTCGTTTGAATGA
- a CDS encoding DUF1015 domain-containing protein, which yields MATIKPFKGVRPPKDLVEEVESRPYDVLDSDEAREEAGDNEKSLYHIIKPEIDFEPGTSEYDPRVYEQAAKNFKKFQEKGWLKQDEHENYYIYAQTMNGKTQYGLVVGAYCQDYLNGVIKKHELTRRDKEEDRMKHVRVCDANIEPVFFAYPDNQTLTSLIERYASEKPEYDFIAPIDGFKHQFWVISDAKDIETITAEFKKMPALYIADGHHRSAAAALVGVEKSKANPNHTGHEEYNYFMAVCFPASQLTILDYNRVVKDLNGMSSEEFLKALEKNFDVTEEGTKSYKPQQLHEFSLYLDGKWYSLKAKPGTYDDNDPIGVLDVDISSRLILDELLGIKDLRSDKRIDFVGGLRGLEELERRVDSGEMKMALALYPVSMQQIMDIADSGKIMPPKATWFEPKLRSGLVIHKLS from the coding sequence ATGGCAACAATCAAACCATTTAAAGGTGTTCGACCTCCAAAAGATTTAGTCGAAGAGGTTGAGTCACGTCCATATGATGTCTTAGATTCTGATGAGGCGAGAGAAGAAGCTGGAGATAATGAGAAGAGTTTGTATCACATTATAAAACCAGAAATCGATTTCGAGCCAGGAACATCTGAATATGACCCACGCGTCTATGAGCAAGCTGCCAAGAACTTTAAGAAGTTTCAAGAGAAAGGTTGGCTCAAGCAAGACGAACACGAAAACTACTATATCTATGCCCAAACCATGAATGGTAAAACACAGTATGGATTGGTAGTAGGTGCTTATTGCCAAGATTATCTCAATGGGGTTATTAAGAAGCATGAATTGACTCGAAGAGATAAAGAAGAAGACAGAATGAAGCATGTACGGGTATGTGATGCCAACATAGAACCTGTTTTCTTTGCTTATCCCGACAATCAAACGCTTACGTCATTGATTGAGCGGTATGCTTCAGAAAAGCCTGAATACGACTTCATTGCTCCTATTGACGGTTTCAAACATCAGTTCTGGGTAATCTCTGATGCAAAGGATATAGAAACCATTACCGCTGAATTTAAGAAGATGCCAGCCTTGTATATCGCTGACGGTCACCATCGTTCTGCAGCTGCTGCATTGGTTGGGGTTGAAAAATCAAAAGCCAATCCTAATCATACGGGTCATGAAGAATATAACTATTTCATGGCTGTATGCTTCCCTGCATCTCAGTTAACCATTTTAGATTATAATAGAGTGGTGAAGGATTTGAACGGAATGTCATCAGAAGAGTTCCTAAAAGCTCTGGAGAAAAACTTTGATGTAACAGAGGAAGGTACGAAGAGTTACAAGCCACAGCAGTTGCATGAATTCTCTTTATATCTCGACGGAAAGTGGTATAGCTTGAAAGCAAAACCAGGAACCTACGACGACAACGATCCAATTGGTGTGTTGGATGTAGATATTTCTTCTCGATTGATACTCGATGAATTACTCGGAATCAAGGATTTACGTTCAGACAAGCGTATTGATTTCGTTGGTGGTTTGCGTGGCTTGGAAGAGCTTGAACGTCGAGTAGACAGTGGAGAAATGAAGATGGCACTGGCTCTTTATCCTGTTTCCATGCAGCAGATTATGGATATTGCTGACTCTGGAAAGATTATGCCACCAAAAGCAACGTGGTTTGAACCCAAGCTACGTAGCGGATTGGTGATTCACAAGCTGTCATGA